GGGAGGGCGGCTTCGACGGGGACGTCGTGCTCCTGGGGGCCGAGACCGACCGGCCCTACGAGCGACCGCCCCTGTCCAAGGGGTACCTCCTCGGGAACGACGCGCGCGACGCCGCGTTCGTGCACGACGCCGGCTGGTACGCGGCGCACGACGTCGACCTGCGCACCGGGACGACCGTCACCGCGCTCGACCTCGGTGCGCGCGACGTCGTCGACGAGTCGGGCGGTCGCACCGCCTTCGACCACCTCGTCCTCGCGACCGGTTCCGAGCCGCGACGGCTCGACGTCCCCGGGGCCGGCCTCGACGGTGTCGTGTACCTGCGCACCCTCGGCGACAGCGACCGCCTGCGCGCCGCGCTCACGGCGGACCGGCGCGTGGTCGTCGTGGGCGGCGGGTGGATCGGGCTCGAGGTCGCCGCCGCCGGCCGCGCCGCCGGCGCGCACGTCACCGTGCTGGTCCGCGACGTGCTCCCGCTCGTCGGCGTCCTCGGCCCCGAGCTCGCGGCGCTGTTCGCCGACCTGCACCGCGAGCACGGCGTCGACCTGCGCACGCGCGCGGACGTGGTCGAGATCGTCGCCGCCGGGGACGGCACGTCGGTCGGCGGCGTGGCGCTCGAGGACGGCACGGTCGTCCCCGCGGACCTCGTCGTGGTCGGCATCGGGGCGGCGCCGCGGACGGCACTCGCGGAGCACGCGCGGCTGCACGTCGAGGACGGCGTCGTCGTCGACCAGCACCTGCGCTCGTCGCACCCGCGCGTGCTGGCGGTCGGCGACATCGCGCGCGCCGCGCACCCGCTGCTCGGCACGCACGTGCGCGTCGAGCACTGGGCCAACGCCCTGAACCAGCCCGCGACGGCGGCCGCGACGATCCTCGGTCGCGACGAGCCGTACGACCGGCTGCCCTACTTCTTCACCGACCAGTACGACCTCGGCATGGAGTACGTCGGGCACACCGGGGGTGGGTACGACGAGGTCGTCGTCCGCGGGGACCTCGTCGCGCGCGAGCTGGTCGCGTTCTGGCGGCGCGACGGACGGGTCGTCGCCGGCATGAACGTCAACGTCTGGGACGTGGTCGACGACGTGCAGGCGCTCATCCGGTCGGGCGCGGTCGTCGACCGTGAACGGCTCGCCGACCCGGACGTGCCGCTCGGCTCGCTCACCGGCGCGTGACCGCCGGCGTCGGAGGCGGCGGCTAGCCTGACCCCTGCCCGACGCCCCCCACCGAAGGAGACGACCGTGGTGCTCATCGGCGCCCACGTCCGCGACGCCGACCCGGTGGCCGCCGCCGCCGAGGTCGACGCCCAGGCCGTCCAGATCTTCCTGGCCGACCCGCAGGGGTGGAAGAAGCCCGTGCCTCGCGACGACGCCGACGCGCTCGTCGCGAGCGGCCTCGGCCTCTACGCGCACGCGCCCTACCTGGTGAACGTCGCGTCGACCAACAACCGCATCCGGATCCCGAGCCGGAACATGATCGCCCAGCACGCGGCGGCCGCCGCCGGGCTCGGCGCGCGCGGGCTGGTCGTGCACGGCGGGCACGTCGGGGACGGTGACGACGTCGCGGTCGGCATCGACAACTGGCGCAAGACGTTCGAGCGCGCGACCTACCCCGTGCGCGTCCTCGTGGAGAACACCGCGGGCGGCGAGAACGCGTGCGCCCGGACGCTCGACCGGTGGGCGATGCTCTGGGACGCGATCGGCGGCTACGACGTCGGCGTGTGCCTCGACACGTGCCACGCGTGGGCCGCGGGCGAGGACCTGGAGACGATCGTCGACCGGCTGCGTGCCATCACGGGCCGCATCGACCTCGTGCACGCCAACAGCTCGCGCGACGAGGCCGGGTCCAGCCGCGACCGGCACGCGAGCTTCGCGACGGGCACCATCCCGCCCGAGCTCATCGCGCACGTCGTGCGCGAGGCCGGCTGCGACGCCGTCGTCGAGACGCCCGCCGAGCGTCAGGCGGAGGACATCGCGTTCCTGCGGGCCGCGCTCGCGGGCTGACCTCGCCGGGCGCGCGGACGCCCGCCGGGACCGCACCCCGTCCCCGACGGGCGTCCGTGCGCTCGCGCTGCGGGCGGCGTCGTCACACCGGCGACGCGTCGGCCGTGACGTCCGGCACGGCCGCCTCGGTCGCGAACGCCACCGTCCGCACGCGTTCCGCGAGCCCGTCGACCGCGCGCACCTGGTCGTCCGCCTGGCGGCGGAGCCCGGCGAGGCGCTCGCGGTCCAGGCGCAACGTCTCCGACCAGACCTCCAGCGTCGCCCACAGCGACCGCTTCCCGGCGATGCCCGAGCGCAGCGCCTCGAGCTCGAGGTGCAGCGACAGCGGCGACCGCTGCACGAGCCGGCCGTTCGGCTTGAGCCGGCCCGCGTGCTCGGCCGCGACCGCGGCCGCCGGTTTCCACGACGACAGACGGACGCCCAGGTGGTCCGCGAGCCCCCGCACGACGCGCCGCTCCTGGCGCAGCTCGTCGAGGAGCCGCTGGAGGACCGGCTCGGCTGACGTGCCCGCGTACCGCTCGACCATCCACCCGACGCGCGAGATGACGCCGGACGCCCCCGTGAGGTGGTCGCTCAGGTATGTCCGCACCAGGCGGAGGTCGACCGGCGGTGTGGTGCTCGGCCCCACGTCAGCGCAACCGCGACGCGAGGAGCTGCTTGCCCTGCTCGGCGCCCTTGCGGCTCTCGCCCTGCGCGCGGCGGAAGAACTCGGCGAGCTCGGTGTCGCCGTCGCGCTCGGCGTCCTGCGCGTAGGTCTCCAGGCGCAGCACGTTGTCGAGGCACGCCTGGGTGAACCACAGGATGTTGTAGTCCTTGTCCTTGGTGCCGGTCAGGTGGCCGGACTCCTGCTCGAAGCTCATCGTCAGCACCTCCGCGGCCCCGGCGCGCCGGGGCGTCCGTGGGTGGGCGGCCGGACCGCCCGCGGGCGCATGCTTCACCCGGTGTCCATCGTCGGCCCGGGCACGGCGGGCCGCGACCGGGGGAGCGCCGGGCGGCGGTGCCGGGCGGGTCGGTCGCGCCCCGGACAGCCCGGGGCGTGCGGGTGCGCGACGTCGTGCGCGGTGTCACGGTGAGGCGATGAGCGAGAACCTGCCCGACAGCTTCGACCCGCAGCAGCCCGACCTGCCCACGCTGGGCGCGGACCCCGACCCGCTGCCGCCGGGTCACGAGAGCCAGGCGCCGACGACCGAGCCGCTGACGGACGACGCGAGCGAGCCCGCGGACGACGACGCGCGCGGCACCCCGGGCTGACCGGCGCGGCGGACCGACCGCCGTCAGCCGAGCGTGACCTCCGCGGCGCGGCGCACGACCGCGTCGTCGTCGGCGCCCTCGGCTCGCCAGGCGAGCTGCTGGACCGCGCCGTTCCCGCGGCGCAGGACGTCGGCGACGCGGGCCTGCACCCAGTCGAGCTCGCCCGACTCGACCAGCGCGTCGTGCACGTGGTCGACGAGCTCGGCGACGACGTCGGCCGCCGGACGCGGCTCGCCGGTCGACGGGCTGACGAGCTCGCCGGTCGTGCCGGAGCGCGCCGCGCGCCACGTCCAGGACCGGAGGATCTCCGCGCGCACAGGCGCCGGGTCGGGGTCGGTGCGGACCGCGGTCTCCGCGAGCGCGCGGACGAG
The sequence above is a segment of the Cellulomonas fimi genome. Coding sequences within it:
- a CDS encoding NAD(P)/FAD-dependent oxidoreductase, with the protein product MSGRVVVVGAGLAGAKTVEALREGGFDGDVVLLGAETDRPYERPPLSKGYLLGNDARDAAFVHDAGWYAAHDVDLRTGTTVTALDLGARDVVDESGGRTAFDHLVLATGSEPRRLDVPGAGLDGVVYLRTLGDSDRLRAALTADRRVVVVGGGWIGLEVAAAGRAAGAHVTVLVRDVLPLVGVLGPELAALFADLHREHGVDLRTRADVVEIVAAGDGTSVGGVALEDGTVVPADLVVVGIGAAPRTALAEHARLHVEDGVVVDQHLRSSHPRVLAVGDIARAAHPLLGTHVRVEHWANALNQPATAAATILGRDEPYDRLPYFFTDQYDLGMEYVGHTGGGYDEVVVRGDLVARELVAFWRRDGRVVAGMNVNVWDVVDDVQALIRSGAVVDRERLADPDVPLGSLTGA
- a CDS encoding deoxyribonuclease IV — protein: MVLIGAHVRDADPVAAAAEVDAQAVQIFLADPQGWKKPVPRDDADALVASGLGLYAHAPYLVNVASTNNRIRIPSRNMIAQHAAAAAGLGARGLVVHGGHVGDGDDVAVGIDNWRKTFERATYPVRVLVENTAGGENACARTLDRWAMLWDAIGGYDVGVCLDTCHAWAAGEDLETIVDRLRAITGRIDLVHANSSRDEAGSSRDRHASFATGTIPPELIAHVVREAGCDAVVETPAERQAEDIAFLRAALAG
- a CDS encoding chromosome partitioning protein gives rise to the protein MSENLPDSFDPQQPDLPTLGADPDPLPPGHESQAPTTEPLTDDASEPADDDARGTPG